The genomic stretch CCCCCTGTCCGAGGAGAGGCAGTCAGACACAGGCGACAAGCACCCCCAGGGCTCGTCGGCCAAGAAGAAGACGCGCACAGTCTTCTCCCGCAGCCAAGTGTACCAACTAGAGTCCACATTTGACATGAAGCGGTACCTGAGCAGCTCAGAGCGCGCCTGCCTGGCATCCAGTCTGCAGCTGACCGAAACGCAGGTCAAAACGTGGTTTCAGAACCGCAGGAATAAATGGAAGCGACAGCTCTCGGCTGAGCTGGAGGCGGCCAACATGGCGCATGCCTCGGCACAGACTCTGGTAGGCATGCCGCTGGTTTTCCGGGAGAACTCCGTTCTGCGCTTCCCAGTGCCCCGCTCCATTGCCTTCCCCACACCCCTCTACTATCCTGGCAGCAATCTGCCAGCCCTGCCTTTGTACAACCTGTACAATAAGGTCGACTactaatgtggaagcacagcttCTTGTTCCTCCCACctcgcaggggtgtccaaacattgGCCACCGAGGGACACTTTGACTTTCATTTTCTAAACAAtttaaagcctttttttttttttttttaagtataaatAATGTGTCAAAGTTATTTTGAATTGTATGTATACTGTGGTCTTCTAAATAATGGATGCAAATGTCACCCGGgccatagtttggacacccctgctatagTCTGTATATTATTTGTATGAGGGGGGCCTTCATATGCAGCAAGTCTCACAAGAAGGCAACAAAGCTTCCCTGTACTGTATTAAATACACCATGTGTATTAATATTCTAATAATtttctacattttttttcttcctaccCTTCCcatattacattaaaaaaaaattccttttaTTCCTTCGCTATGATTTTTAACAATtaaaaactagtgttgcaccgatactagtatcggaagGGGCCCCGATATGGCAAAAAACAGGCATCAGTATCGACTAATACTAAGAAATAACGTGCCGATGCTGCTCAATATGTATTCTTTTGAGATTTAGTTTCCAACAAGGTTAGATCTACCAGGGTCGCCCTTCCCAACATGGCTGCCAGTCACAAACGCGCCACGGAATCAGAAGGTGAAGAAAAAGCAGAAGAAGAAGAgaaggaaaaataagtgaagtaGTTTTTAGCCTAGGAGAGCTATTATTCTGGTGTTGTTGAATGTGCTCAGTtagctgtcatattttcaatgtatatgtTAAATGGTAATAGCCAGTGACATTAACATGAGCATCTATAAAAAAGAGCGTAACCAGACGAAGTGTATTAACTTTGTTACAAGGAGGGAAAACTGGAAGAAGTAGGCTAGTGACCTCTGCTAGCATAAATGTTTAGCACATGAACTAAGCTGTGGTGCTGATGTGGTGAAATGGCACTGACTATATACTTATCCGTTCCTTAAGTTTGATACCAAATTCAAAGAACCTCAAGAAATTGGCCTATGAAAGCATTTAAATCCCAGGGTTTTAGGGTTCAAAGGTTCAAAAAAGCAAAGGTtattaagcagtgtctgaccaagccaagATAGCAATATTTTGACATTCATGTGAGTATGCACTAATTTAGTAttaaaacggaaaaaaaaaaagttttgtatgatttaaaaaaaaaaaaaaaatcggttcggtatcggcagataccACACAGCCAGGTAGCGGAATCTGTATCgtgagccaaaaaatggtaccGGTGCAACACTGTTAAAAACACAATTCCATTTTTAaagaacaaaaatgtcattgtttttattGTCACTTAGCACTTCAGGAAATAACTTCATTCAATAAATTTTCTATTGAACTCAAAATGGGTATTACTTGTTTTATATTTAGTGCAGTTCTtaaaacgtcaaaattacaatgACAGCAAACGGCACTTTAGAGACAAACATCAGAGGTTGGGAAAAGTTACCTTCCAGAAtattgaaagtttaaaaaaaacattttttttatcaatCACAGTTTTAATTGTAAAATGTTGCATTtgatttcattcaaaatgaggtgtgaatcatgtattttttttctacaaagacTAGCAACAGCCTAAAATTTAATATACACCCCAGTTCCAATCAAGTTGGGCAtgttgtaaaatgtaaataagaatCAAATGATCTACAAAAACCTTTCATCTTACCGTATATTCAAATGAATACACTACAAATTCAAgatatttcaaaaattgatgaataaatgttttgggTTGCCAAACATGCTCtcatttcaaattttaatgcCTGCCACAAGTttaaaaaacgttcaaaaacatGGGCAACAGAAAAATGGGCCTGCTCAAAAAACACCTGTTTGAAATATTCCACAGGCGGGCTGGTTAATTGTAAACGGGAGTGTCATGATTTGGTATAGATGCAAATTCCACAAAAGGCTCACTCTTTCCAATGAACGGTCGGAGCGAGGTTTACCACTTAGTGAATAACTACATGAGCaagttgtttaatgtttttttcttgaatGTTTAATAGTGTACAATTGCAAGGAATCATCTACATTCAATGATGCCACCCAAAAATTTCAGATTTAGATACTGGAGAAATAATTGAACATATGCCGCAAAGCCGAAAACAAACATTGAATGGCTGTGACCTTTGATCTGTCAGTTGATACTGCTTTAGAAAGCACCATCAGCAACACTAAATGCTAAGTGACAAAGTGTGCTGTGGTATGATGACTCGCAATTTCAAATTGTTTTGGGAAATAAAGAAAGTTGTGTCGTCTGGCCCAAAAAGGAACAGGACTTTCCAGATTCTTAGCACAAAGTTCAAAAGGTAACATCCGTGATGGTATGTCATCTGTGTTATATGAAGAGTTATGAGAACAGATTAGTCACCGATCACCCGAACAGAGCAAGTTAATACTCAAACCCAGAACGCCTGTGAGGCTGCCGTAGTAACCACTTAACCACCATAGAGTAGAGTGACCATATCTTGATTTccgaaaaagaggacactcggcctggCCTCGAGACACTtaaattttacttgaagttcactcaaatgccttatcactttaatataccgtattggcccgaatataagacggccccctctttttcaagactcaagtttgaaaaaagactttttgaacaccaaattaattttgtatacagaaaataattacagtacatcagaaacaaatgattataacaatatatttgagagaaaaagtatgttattttgcctcgctcaaatcttaatatctgaacatttaaatatgtaaactaaggtgcaatcacattcgtaaatgaatggcttctggtttttgaaatgtaaataaaccaatctattgcgataaaacaacaaaattgcaataactgcattaaccatcaaagcgaagtctaactaactgtagtcttgaaacaaatctgaataacgaaaaacattgcaataaaataatgcaaactggttaaactaaaaagagtagctgaacatcgcttcaatgatatctggcgccatctagcgtcgtgaatggggagagtagctgagatttgtcatgaccaggggtcgcgttaaccgaatattttccgtcattgaccggttttttataacggtgacggaaaaaactgaagtccatccgtcattttgacaggttgcaattcacaccccagaccagaggatggcgagtgagcatattaattagctattgtctctcttgatgcatgacgtcgttggccttactcggaaaaatgtccgacCTAGCATTCAAgtgtagcaaacacggaaacgttaggaagctttggagagcattgtctaaggctacgttcattctacaggtcttaatgcacgaatccaatattttcgtgtttttccgactggagtcaggcattaacttgacggtctgaacgggacaagtcgcatagaagtggaccatttcaaatccgatctgggtcatttttgtatgtggttcaaatccgatctgggccacatttttccagactgtcgcggcggtctgtaccgtccagtgtcccaaatccgatttcagctgtgcgttattagcgcctagcttgcagtgaacacggcttttggggaagggccgggcttgacaacagtcataaaaaaataaaaatgggttgaggataagcatgagaatgatcgtttttctctctgctctatgtgagctgtatttcaacatttcctacacggccgagagtcgggagaggggtctggctgcagcccgtcttggagagtcggggaaaactgcccgtatgtgtgtgtgacatgcacggacagtgcgtgcatgctatcgatccatataaactgtgaatataagcctaaacggggattatttatgtcagttatttgtctcctccttttgaaaagcaaaatatgatatccctggaatgacgaatgacttgtcatttgttttgatgcttctgtgcaccggcacgtgtcggactgcgaattagagcgcatgcgtaatacttgaatggtctctctcaatggacaaaagcagtctgaacgggcacgccaaaaaaacggatatgacaaaaaaatcggatttgtgcattaagacctggagtatgaacgtagcctaattgaatgagcagggacaa from Corythoichthys intestinalis isolate RoL2023-P3 chromosome 10, ASM3026506v1, whole genome shotgun sequence encodes the following:
- the hmx2 gene encoding homeobox protein HMX2; its protein translation is MSSSEDSGSKGSTGPLSSFTIRSILGTPSEASPTPLALQHAPPALPPHPGAKELAGALATARRRTLSVSSEEECSGGEDSADCFCSEPARGHACGQNRTQNAFSYLGPAKGLLSTNDGLSRRPPLLHDYNKEEEQERAMLSPLSEERQSDTGDKHPQGSSAKKKTRTVFSRSQVYQLESTFDMKRYLSSSERACLASSLQLTETQVKTWFQNRRNKWKRQLSAELEAANMAHASAQTLVGMPLVFRENSVLRFPVPRSIAFPTPLYYPGSNLPALPLYNLYNKVDY